From Electrophorus electricus isolate fEleEle1 chromosome 8, fEleEle1.pri, whole genome shotgun sequence, the proteins below share one genomic window:
- the LOC113571941 gene encoding nuclear receptor coactivator 7 isoform X1 — protein sequence MEKKEKRPGYFARLKKRRQLRQSQSEKAVTEESHLEPDSKGPIICAPAPAKQRQSNNPEGDKSSNTERTLRGGSDDNRKSNGQDKKEKRKPPGTVEYTVGPKDTLNGISLKFNITPNKLVQLNRLFSRSVVPGQKLFVPDVGQLETDGAANASPNLVNLHSHKESLDGKLSCRSGIARHRELSPPSEDESPATVKFLKMSCKYFTDGMGVVGGVMIVTPNNIMFDPHKSDPLVIEHGCEEYGLICPMEEVLSVALYDDVSRMKLKDALPSDIPQDLCPLYRPGEWVELPSEQDLNPFSRYETLGQPSRPIILDDIDAADSETVECHPADKSPSDEGFTELELLQNDSSTENGNAETFLSRPETADTGCLDLGGSQEMSDCEKANVSGQPLLDQSTEGVVACDVDQEEKEDEGLHSHTTNETAELAFDGDRLLPAGTGPGQTVRSLDVADEVNKTGTEILTSDASLVEAAGTDQNGKVSPGDATGDFGNGGSSGPSHKADTETMREPNLEREQIKKEIERQAEETEMKSWLLKRMQGPIEDMLLSTEEKSKNPPMFLCFKVGKPMRKSFASGRTSSPAHSFGARGKQPEYWFAVPQERVDHLYSFFIQWSPDAYGKDAQEQGFVVVEKDELNMIDNFFSDPMPRSWEIITINEAKRRQSFCSYEEEEPLDMLSVLTEPSTLLEDTHVEKLAARLPARVQGYPWRLAYSTVVHGTSLKTLYRNLGELDCPVLLVIKDMDDQVYGAFSTHPFRVSEHYYGTGETFLYTFNPEIKVFRWTGENSYFVKGNLDSLQIGGGGGHLGLWLDADLYHGTTSKCSTFNNQPLSSQQDFTIQNLEVWAFE from the exons atggagaaaaaggagaaaaggccCGGCTACTTTGCCAG GCTGAAGAAGAGGCGTCAGCTGAGAcagagccaatcagagaagGCCGTGACTGAGGAGAGCCACTTGGAGCCAGACTCGAAGGGACCAATCATCTGTGCGCCTGCTCCTGCCAAACAGCGTCAGAGCAACAACCCAGAAGGGGACAAGTCCAGCAATACTGAGAGAACTTTGAGGGGGGGATCAG ACGACAACCGCAAATCCAATGGGCAGgacaagaaagagaagagaaagccaCCGGGTACTGTGGAGTACact GTGGGCCCTAAGGACACACTGAATGGCATTTCACTAAAGTTTAACATCACACCAAACAAACTAGTGCAGCTGAACCGGCTCTTCTCTCGCAGTGTTGTCCCTGGACAG AAACTGTTTGTGCCTGATGTGGGCCAGTTGGAGACTGACGGCGCTGCCAACGCTTCACCCAATTTGGTCAATCTGCATTCCCATAAAGAGTCACTG GACGGTAAATTGAGCTGCAGGTCTGGCATAGCCCGACACAGGgagctctctcctccatccGAAGACGAGAGCCCTGCCACTGTCAAATTCCTCAAGATGAGCTGCAAGTACTTCACAGATGGCATG GGAGTGGTGGGTGGCGTGATGATTGTGACACCCAACAACATCATGTTCGACCCACACAAGTCGGACCCGCTCGTGATCGAGCATGGCTGCGAGGAATACGGCCTCATCTGCCCCATGGAGGAGGTTCTGTCCGTTGCCCTGTACGACGACGTGTCCCGCATGAAGCTCAAAGACGCACTGCCATC CGACATACCTCAGGATCTGTGTCCATTATACAGGCCAGGTGAGTGGGTGGAGCTTCCATCTGAACAAGACCTGAACCCTTTCAGCCGCTACGAGACCCTTGGGCAACCCAGCCGTCCAATTATATTAGACGACATTGACGCAGCAGATTCAGAGACAGTAGAGTGCCACCCTGCCGACAAGTCACCATCCGATGAAGGCTTCACAGAGCTGGAGCTCCTGCAGAATGACTCCAGCACAGAGAACGGCAACGCAGAGACATTTCTCAGCAGGCCCGAGACTGCTGACACTGGCTGCCTTGACCTGGGAGGTTCACAGGAAATGAGTGACTGTGAGAAAGCAAATGTGAGTGGACAGCCCCTTTTGGATCAGAGCACAGAGGGCGTCGTGGCTTGTGACGTGGACCAGGAAGAAAAGGAGGATGAAGGACTTCACAGTCATACCACTAATGAGACTGCTGAGCTGGCCTTTGATGGGGATAGACTGCTGCCTGCTGGGACTGGACCTGGTCAAACTGTACGCAGTCTTGATGTAGCAGATGAGGTGAATAAGACTGGGACTGAGATTCTCACTAGTGATGCTTCTCTAGTGGAAGCAGCAGGTACAGACCAGAATGGGAAGGTAAGCCCTGGTGATGCCACTGGGGATTTTGGGAATGGTGGTTCTTCTGGGCCAAGCCACAaagcagacacagagacaatGAGGGAACCAAATTTGGAAAGAGAGCAGATCAAGAAGGAGATAGAAAGACAAGctgaagaaacagaaatgaagtCATGGCTGTTGAAAAGAATGCAGGGACCAATTGAAG ATATGCTGCTCTCCACagaggagaagagcaagaaTCCTCCCATGTTCCTGTGCTTCAAAGTCGGGAAGCCCATGAGGAAATCCTTTGCTTCTGGTCGAACCTCTAGCCCTGCCCACTCCTTTGGGGCCAGAGGAAAGCAGCCAGAGTACTGGTTTGCAGTACCACAGGAAAG GGTGGACCACCTTTACTCATTCTTCATCCAGTGGTCTCCTGACGCCTATGGGAAAGATGCTCAGGAGCAGGGCTTTGTGGTTGTTGAGAAAGATGAGCTCAACATGATAGACAACTTCTTCAGTGACCCAATGCCCCGGAGCTGGGAG ATCATCACAATCAATGAAGcaaagaggagacagagcttCTGCAGCTACGAAGAAGAGGAGCCACTGGACATGCTGTCTGTCCTGACGGAACCCAGTACACTCCTTGAGGACACACACGTAGAGAAG CTGGCCGCTCGGCTACCAGCCCGGGTTCAAGGGTATCCATGGCGATTGGCCTACAGCACAGTGGTGCATGGGACCAGTCTGAAGACTCTCTACAGGAACCTGGGGGAGCTGGACTGCCCTGTGCTGCTGGTCATTAAAGACATGGATGACCAG GTTTATGGAGCATTTTCCACTCATCCATTCAGAGTTAGTGAGCACTATTATGGCACAGGGGAAACCTTCCTGTACACGTTCAACCCTGAGATtaag gtGTTCCGCTGGACTGGCGAAAATTCATACTTTGTGAAAGGAAACTTGGACTCTCTCCAGATAGGAGGTGGTGG ggGTCACCTGGGCCTGTGGTTGGATGCAGACCTGTACCACGGCACAACCTCCAAATGCTCCACCTTTAACAACCAACCGCTGTCCTCACAACAGGACTTCACCATCCAAAACCTAGAGGTCTGGGCCTTCGAGTGA
- the LOC113571941 gene encoding nuclear receptor coactivator 7 isoform X2 → MEKKEKRPGYFARLKKRRQLRQSQSEKAVTEESHLEPDSKGPIICAPAPAKQRQSNNPEGDKSSNTERTLRGGSDDNRKSNGQDKKEKRKPPGTVEYTVGPKDTLNGISLKFNITPNKLVQLNRLFSRSVVPGQKLFVPDVGQLETDGAANASPNLDGKLSCRSGIARHRELSPPSEDESPATVKFLKMSCKYFTDGMGVVGGVMIVTPNNIMFDPHKSDPLVIEHGCEEYGLICPMEEVLSVALYDDVSRMKLKDALPSDIPQDLCPLYRPGEWVELPSEQDLNPFSRYETLGQPSRPIILDDIDAADSETVECHPADKSPSDEGFTELELLQNDSSTENGNAETFLSRPETADTGCLDLGGSQEMSDCEKANVSGQPLLDQSTEGVVACDVDQEEKEDEGLHSHTTNETAELAFDGDRLLPAGTGPGQTVRSLDVADEVNKTGTEILTSDASLVEAAGTDQNGKVSPGDATGDFGNGGSSGPSHKADTETMREPNLEREQIKKEIERQAEETEMKSWLLKRMQGPIEDMLLSTEEKSKNPPMFLCFKVGKPMRKSFASGRTSSPAHSFGARGKQPEYWFAVPQERVDHLYSFFIQWSPDAYGKDAQEQGFVVVEKDELNMIDNFFSDPMPRSWEIITINEAKRRQSFCSYEEEEPLDMLSVLTEPSTLLEDTHVEKLAARLPARVQGYPWRLAYSTVVHGTSLKTLYRNLGELDCPVLLVIKDMDDQVYGAFSTHPFRVSEHYYGTGETFLYTFNPEIKVFRWTGENSYFVKGNLDSLQIGGGGGHLGLWLDADLYHGTTSKCSTFNNQPLSSQQDFTIQNLEVWAFE, encoded by the exons atggagaaaaaggagaaaaggccCGGCTACTTTGCCAG GCTGAAGAAGAGGCGTCAGCTGAGAcagagccaatcagagaagGCCGTGACTGAGGAGAGCCACTTGGAGCCAGACTCGAAGGGACCAATCATCTGTGCGCCTGCTCCTGCCAAACAGCGTCAGAGCAACAACCCAGAAGGGGACAAGTCCAGCAATACTGAGAGAACTTTGAGGGGGGGATCAG ACGACAACCGCAAATCCAATGGGCAGgacaagaaagagaagagaaagccaCCGGGTACTGTGGAGTACact GTGGGCCCTAAGGACACACTGAATGGCATTTCACTAAAGTTTAACATCACACCAAACAAACTAGTGCAGCTGAACCGGCTCTTCTCTCGCAGTGTTGTCCCTGGACAG AAACTGTTTGTGCCTGATGTGGGCCAGTTGGAGACTGACGGCGCTGCCAACGCTTCACCCAATTTG GACGGTAAATTGAGCTGCAGGTCTGGCATAGCCCGACACAGGgagctctctcctccatccGAAGACGAGAGCCCTGCCACTGTCAAATTCCTCAAGATGAGCTGCAAGTACTTCACAGATGGCATG GGAGTGGTGGGTGGCGTGATGATTGTGACACCCAACAACATCATGTTCGACCCACACAAGTCGGACCCGCTCGTGATCGAGCATGGCTGCGAGGAATACGGCCTCATCTGCCCCATGGAGGAGGTTCTGTCCGTTGCCCTGTACGACGACGTGTCCCGCATGAAGCTCAAAGACGCACTGCCATC CGACATACCTCAGGATCTGTGTCCATTATACAGGCCAGGTGAGTGGGTGGAGCTTCCATCTGAACAAGACCTGAACCCTTTCAGCCGCTACGAGACCCTTGGGCAACCCAGCCGTCCAATTATATTAGACGACATTGACGCAGCAGATTCAGAGACAGTAGAGTGCCACCCTGCCGACAAGTCACCATCCGATGAAGGCTTCACAGAGCTGGAGCTCCTGCAGAATGACTCCAGCACAGAGAACGGCAACGCAGAGACATTTCTCAGCAGGCCCGAGACTGCTGACACTGGCTGCCTTGACCTGGGAGGTTCACAGGAAATGAGTGACTGTGAGAAAGCAAATGTGAGTGGACAGCCCCTTTTGGATCAGAGCACAGAGGGCGTCGTGGCTTGTGACGTGGACCAGGAAGAAAAGGAGGATGAAGGACTTCACAGTCATACCACTAATGAGACTGCTGAGCTGGCCTTTGATGGGGATAGACTGCTGCCTGCTGGGACTGGACCTGGTCAAACTGTACGCAGTCTTGATGTAGCAGATGAGGTGAATAAGACTGGGACTGAGATTCTCACTAGTGATGCTTCTCTAGTGGAAGCAGCAGGTACAGACCAGAATGGGAAGGTAAGCCCTGGTGATGCCACTGGGGATTTTGGGAATGGTGGTTCTTCTGGGCCAAGCCACAaagcagacacagagacaatGAGGGAACCAAATTTGGAAAGAGAGCAGATCAAGAAGGAGATAGAAAGACAAGctgaagaaacagaaatgaagtCATGGCTGTTGAAAAGAATGCAGGGACCAATTGAAG ATATGCTGCTCTCCACagaggagaagagcaagaaTCCTCCCATGTTCCTGTGCTTCAAAGTCGGGAAGCCCATGAGGAAATCCTTTGCTTCTGGTCGAACCTCTAGCCCTGCCCACTCCTTTGGGGCCAGAGGAAAGCAGCCAGAGTACTGGTTTGCAGTACCACAGGAAAG GGTGGACCACCTTTACTCATTCTTCATCCAGTGGTCTCCTGACGCCTATGGGAAAGATGCTCAGGAGCAGGGCTTTGTGGTTGTTGAGAAAGATGAGCTCAACATGATAGACAACTTCTTCAGTGACCCAATGCCCCGGAGCTGGGAG ATCATCACAATCAATGAAGcaaagaggagacagagcttCTGCAGCTACGAAGAAGAGGAGCCACTGGACATGCTGTCTGTCCTGACGGAACCCAGTACACTCCTTGAGGACACACACGTAGAGAAG CTGGCCGCTCGGCTACCAGCCCGGGTTCAAGGGTATCCATGGCGATTGGCCTACAGCACAGTGGTGCATGGGACCAGTCTGAAGACTCTCTACAGGAACCTGGGGGAGCTGGACTGCCCTGTGCTGCTGGTCATTAAAGACATGGATGACCAG GTTTATGGAGCATTTTCCACTCATCCATTCAGAGTTAGTGAGCACTATTATGGCACAGGGGAAACCTTCCTGTACACGTTCAACCCTGAGATtaag gtGTTCCGCTGGACTGGCGAAAATTCATACTTTGTGAAAGGAAACTTGGACTCTCTCCAGATAGGAGGTGGTGG ggGTCACCTGGGCCTGTGGTTGGATGCAGACCTGTACCACGGCACAACCTCCAAATGCTCCACCTTTAACAACCAACCGCTGTCCTCACAACAGGACTTCACCATCCAAAACCTAGAGGTCTGGGCCTTCGAGTGA
- the LOC113571941 gene encoding nuclear receptor coactivator 7 isoform X3, whose product MEKKEKRPGYFARLKKRRQLRQSQSEKAVTEESHLEPDSKGPIICAPAPAKQRQSNNPEGDKSSNTERTLRGGSDDNRKSNGQDKKEKRKPPGTVEYTVGPKDTLNGISLKFNITPNKLVQLNRLFSRSVVPGQKLFVPDVGQLETDGAANASPNLVNLHSHKESLDGKLSCRSGIARHRELSPPSEDESPATVKFLKMSCKYFTDGMGVVGGVMIVTPNNIMFDPHKSDPLVIEHGCEEYGLICPMEEVLSVALYDDVSRMKLKDALPSPGEWVELPSEQDLNPFSRYETLGQPSRPIILDDIDAADSETVECHPADKSPSDEGFTELELLQNDSSTENGNAETFLSRPETADTGCLDLGGSQEMSDCEKANVSGQPLLDQSTEGVVACDVDQEEKEDEGLHSHTTNETAELAFDGDRLLPAGTGPGQTVRSLDVADEVNKTGTEILTSDASLVEAAGTDQNGKVSPGDATGDFGNGGSSGPSHKADTETMREPNLEREQIKKEIERQAEETEMKSWLLKRMQGPIEDMLLSTEEKSKNPPMFLCFKVGKPMRKSFASGRTSSPAHSFGARGKQPEYWFAVPQERVDHLYSFFIQWSPDAYGKDAQEQGFVVVEKDELNMIDNFFSDPMPRSWEIITINEAKRRQSFCSYEEEEPLDMLSVLTEPSTLLEDTHVEKLAARLPARVQGYPWRLAYSTVVHGTSLKTLYRNLGELDCPVLLVIKDMDDQVYGAFSTHPFRVSEHYYGTGETFLYTFNPEIKVFRWTGENSYFVKGNLDSLQIGGGGGHLGLWLDADLYHGTTSKCSTFNNQPLSSQQDFTIQNLEVWAFE is encoded by the exons atggagaaaaaggagaaaaggccCGGCTACTTTGCCAG GCTGAAGAAGAGGCGTCAGCTGAGAcagagccaatcagagaagGCCGTGACTGAGGAGAGCCACTTGGAGCCAGACTCGAAGGGACCAATCATCTGTGCGCCTGCTCCTGCCAAACAGCGTCAGAGCAACAACCCAGAAGGGGACAAGTCCAGCAATACTGAGAGAACTTTGAGGGGGGGATCAG ACGACAACCGCAAATCCAATGGGCAGgacaagaaagagaagagaaagccaCCGGGTACTGTGGAGTACact GTGGGCCCTAAGGACACACTGAATGGCATTTCACTAAAGTTTAACATCACACCAAACAAACTAGTGCAGCTGAACCGGCTCTTCTCTCGCAGTGTTGTCCCTGGACAG AAACTGTTTGTGCCTGATGTGGGCCAGTTGGAGACTGACGGCGCTGCCAACGCTTCACCCAATTTGGTCAATCTGCATTCCCATAAAGAGTCACTG GACGGTAAATTGAGCTGCAGGTCTGGCATAGCCCGACACAGGgagctctctcctccatccGAAGACGAGAGCCCTGCCACTGTCAAATTCCTCAAGATGAGCTGCAAGTACTTCACAGATGGCATG GGAGTGGTGGGTGGCGTGATGATTGTGACACCCAACAACATCATGTTCGACCCACACAAGTCGGACCCGCTCGTGATCGAGCATGGCTGCGAGGAATACGGCCTCATCTGCCCCATGGAGGAGGTTCTGTCCGTTGCCCTGTACGACGACGTGTCCCGCATGAAGCTCAAAGACGCACTGCCATC GCCAGGTGAGTGGGTGGAGCTTCCATCTGAACAAGACCTGAACCCTTTCAGCCGCTACGAGACCCTTGGGCAACCCAGCCGTCCAATTATATTAGACGACATTGACGCAGCAGATTCAGAGACAGTAGAGTGCCACCCTGCCGACAAGTCACCATCCGATGAAGGCTTCACAGAGCTGGAGCTCCTGCAGAATGACTCCAGCACAGAGAACGGCAACGCAGAGACATTTCTCAGCAGGCCCGAGACTGCTGACACTGGCTGCCTTGACCTGGGAGGTTCACAGGAAATGAGTGACTGTGAGAAAGCAAATGTGAGTGGACAGCCCCTTTTGGATCAGAGCACAGAGGGCGTCGTGGCTTGTGACGTGGACCAGGAAGAAAAGGAGGATGAAGGACTTCACAGTCATACCACTAATGAGACTGCTGAGCTGGCCTTTGATGGGGATAGACTGCTGCCTGCTGGGACTGGACCTGGTCAAACTGTACGCAGTCTTGATGTAGCAGATGAGGTGAATAAGACTGGGACTGAGATTCTCACTAGTGATGCTTCTCTAGTGGAAGCAGCAGGTACAGACCAGAATGGGAAGGTAAGCCCTGGTGATGCCACTGGGGATTTTGGGAATGGTGGTTCTTCTGGGCCAAGCCACAaagcagacacagagacaatGAGGGAACCAAATTTGGAAAGAGAGCAGATCAAGAAGGAGATAGAAAGACAAGctgaagaaacagaaatgaagtCATGGCTGTTGAAAAGAATGCAGGGACCAATTGAAG ATATGCTGCTCTCCACagaggagaagagcaagaaTCCTCCCATGTTCCTGTGCTTCAAAGTCGGGAAGCCCATGAGGAAATCCTTTGCTTCTGGTCGAACCTCTAGCCCTGCCCACTCCTTTGGGGCCAGAGGAAAGCAGCCAGAGTACTGGTTTGCAGTACCACAGGAAAG GGTGGACCACCTTTACTCATTCTTCATCCAGTGGTCTCCTGACGCCTATGGGAAAGATGCTCAGGAGCAGGGCTTTGTGGTTGTTGAGAAAGATGAGCTCAACATGATAGACAACTTCTTCAGTGACCCAATGCCCCGGAGCTGGGAG ATCATCACAATCAATGAAGcaaagaggagacagagcttCTGCAGCTACGAAGAAGAGGAGCCACTGGACATGCTGTCTGTCCTGACGGAACCCAGTACACTCCTTGAGGACACACACGTAGAGAAG CTGGCCGCTCGGCTACCAGCCCGGGTTCAAGGGTATCCATGGCGATTGGCCTACAGCACAGTGGTGCATGGGACCAGTCTGAAGACTCTCTACAGGAACCTGGGGGAGCTGGACTGCCCTGTGCTGCTGGTCATTAAAGACATGGATGACCAG GTTTATGGAGCATTTTCCACTCATCCATTCAGAGTTAGTGAGCACTATTATGGCACAGGGGAAACCTTCCTGTACACGTTCAACCCTGAGATtaag gtGTTCCGCTGGACTGGCGAAAATTCATACTTTGTGAAAGGAAACTTGGACTCTCTCCAGATAGGAGGTGGTGG ggGTCACCTGGGCCTGTGGTTGGATGCAGACCTGTACCACGGCACAACCTCCAAATGCTCCACCTTTAACAACCAACCGCTGTCCTCACAACAGGACTTCACCATCCAAAACCTAGAGGTCTGGGCCTTCGAGTGA
- the irf4l gene encoding interferon regulatory factor 4, producing the protein MAGITGNGKLRQWLIEQVDTGKYPGLMWEDSEKTTFRIPWKHAGKQDYNRDEDAALFKAWALFKGKYREGIDKPDPPTWKTRLRCALNKSNDFEELGERSQLDTSDPYKVYRVIPEGTKRGSKSYEGTSTLTSSHNFSLYQAYTPLQSQVCNFVSPAERGWRDIMTEQSPFLDIHSPYSQSAYTAHWDPGYQISGSFYNCSAYDPPASLFNLDQCIRSAEALALSDPRLQVSVFNGDTLVREVTVLGVGGCRLAPYEEIQGYGIPEGPELVPLPQGEGGELEHGVLIWMAPDGLCARRLCDARVYWEGTHVPYTDKPGKLERDQISKLLDTQLFLTELQCCYLQTRPPPRFQVVLFFEESQGTHTQRRSITVQVEPLFARQLLLLSQQTNTNPVRAHEPPLWDQPTLPQHDLPATSSHQPHGYGAQDWLHPTQAADQQECKRDGDPAGYRTRPA; encoded by the exons ATGGCAGGAATAACCGGTAACGGGAAGCTACGTCAGTGGCTGATCGAACAGGTGGACACAGGAAAATACCCTGGGCTCATGTGGGAGGACAGTGAAAAGACAACATTCCGTATTCCTTGGAAACATGCGGGCAAGCAGGATTACAACCGGGATGAAGATGCTGCGCTCTTTAAG GCCTGGGCGCTGTTTAAGGGCAAATATCGGGAAGGTATCGACAAACCCGACCCGCCAACTTGGAAAACGCGCCTTCGATGCGCACTCAACAAAAGCAATGACTTTGAGGAGCTTGGAGAACGAAGTCAGTTGGACACGTCGGACCCCTACAAAGTTTACAGGGTGATTCCAGAGGGCACTAAAAGAG gaTCTAAATCCTATGAAGGCACTTCTACACTCACAAGCTCTCACAACTTCTCATTGTACCAGGCATACACGCCTCTGCAGAGCCAA GTGTGTAACTTTGTGTCTCCGGCTGAGAGAGGCTGGAGAGACATCATGACAGAACAAAGTCCATTTTTAGACATCCACTCACCCTACAGTCAAAGCGCATATACTGCACACTGGGATCCTG GTTACCAGATCAGTGGCTCCTTCTACAACTGCAGTGCTTACGATCCTCCAGCTTCCTTGTTTAACTTAGACCAGTGCATTCGATCGGCAGAGGCTCTGGCTCTTTCag ATCCCAGGCTGCAGGTCTCTGTGTTCAATGGTGACACTCTGGTCAGGGAAGTGACTGTGCTAGGTGTGGGAGGCTGCAGACTGGCTCCCTACGAGGAGATCCAGGGCTACGGAATCCCTGAGGGGCCAGAGTTGGTGCCGCTGCCCCAGGGCGAGGGAGGCGAGCTAGAGCACGGGGTCTTGATTTGGATGGCTCCTGATGGCCTTTGTGCCCGTCGGCTCTGTGATGCCAGGGTCTACTGGGAGGGAACGCATGTGCCATACACTGACAAGCCTGGCAAACTGGAGAGAGATCAGATCAGCAAGCTTCTCGACACACAACTGTTCCTCACAG AGTTGCAGTGCTGTTATCTGCAGACACGCCCCCCACCTCGTTTCCAGGTGGTGCTGTTTTTCGAGGAGAGTcaaggcacacacacccagaggagAAGTATCACTGTGCAG GTGGAGCCATTGTTTGCTCGCCAGCTGCTTCTCCTCAGCCAGCAGACCAACACAAACCCTGTGAGGGCTCATGAGCCACCGCTCTGGGATCAACCCACTCTGCCTCAGCATGACCTCCCTGCAACCAGCTCCCATCAGCCCCATGGCTACGGGGCACAGGACTGGCTTCACCCCACACAGGCTGCAGATCAGCAGGAATGCAAGCGGGATGGTGACCCAGCAGGATACAGGACAAGGCCTGCGTAA
- the bphl gene encoding valacyclovir hydrolase isoform X1 has protein sequence MATLFCKRRLFNVIRRIVQNRSLCSSMSVSSGRKSVNGVDLFYQQTGKGDHSVLLLPGALGSGQTDFAPQLDKLDKRRFTVVAWDPRGYGHSRPPVRDFPIDFFHRDAKDAVDLMQALGFSRFSLLGWSDGGITALIAAALNPALIRKMVVWGSNAYVSEQDVQIYNAIRDTSLWSERMRQPMEKMYGAQYFRETWERWVDGICQFKSRPEGNICKELLELIDCPTLIVHGAKDPMVPSFHPEYLLQNIRSSRMHVMPEGKHNLHLRFATEFNSLVEAFLSE, from the exons ATGGCGACACTGTTTTGTAAAAGAAGACTATTCAATGTGATCCGAAGAATCGTTCAAAACCGATCTCTTTGCAG cagCATGTCTGTCAGCTCGGGCAGAAAGAGTGTGAATGGAGTGGACCTTTTCTACCAGCAGACTGGCAAGGGAGACCACTCTGTGTTACTGCTGCCAGGGGCGCTGG GAAGTGGTCAGACTGATTTTGCCCCACAGCTGGATAAGTTGGATAAGAGGCGCTTTACAGTGGTGGCATGGGATCCCCGTGGTTATGGACACTCTCGTCCCCCAGTCAGAGACTTCCCTATAGACTTCTTCCACAGAGACGCAAAAGATGCTGTAGACCTGATGCAG GCATTGGGGTTTAGCCGTTTTTCTCTGTTGGGCTGGAGTGATGGGGGCATCACAGCTTTGATTGCTGCTGCATTAAACCCTGCCCTTATTAGGAAGATGGTGGTCTGGGGCTCAAATGCCTACGTATCAGAGCAAGATGTCCAAATCTACAATG CAATTCGAGACACATCACTGTGGAGCGAGCGAATGAGGCAGCCAATGGAGAAAATGTATGGTGCTCAATACTTCAGAGAGACCTGGGAGAGATGGGTGGATGGAATCTGCCAATTTAAAAGCAGACCTGAAG GTAACATATGTAAGGAGTTATTGGAACTGATTGATTGTCCCACATTGATTGTCCATGGGGCTAAAGATCCGATGGTCCCATCCTTTCACCCAGAGTACCTCCTTCAGAACATCCGCAGTTCACG AATGCATGTGATGCCAGAAGGCAAACATAACCTGCACCTGAGATTTGCCACTGAATTTAACTCACTAGTGGAAGCTTTCCTGAGTGAATGA
- the bphl gene encoding valacyclovir hydrolase isoform X2, with the protein MATLFCKRRLFNVIRRIVQNRSLCSMSVSSGRKSVNGVDLFYQQTGKGDHSVLLLPGALGSGQTDFAPQLDKLDKRRFTVVAWDPRGYGHSRPPVRDFPIDFFHRDAKDAVDLMQALGFSRFSLLGWSDGGITALIAAALNPALIRKMVVWGSNAYVSEQDVQIYNAIRDTSLWSERMRQPMEKMYGAQYFRETWERWVDGICQFKSRPEGNICKELLELIDCPTLIVHGAKDPMVPSFHPEYLLQNIRSSRMHVMPEGKHNLHLRFATEFNSLVEAFLSE; encoded by the exons ATGGCGACACTGTTTTGTAAAAGAAGACTATTCAATGTGATCCGAAGAATCGTTCAAAACCGATCTCTTTGCAG CATGTCTGTCAGCTCGGGCAGAAAGAGTGTGAATGGAGTGGACCTTTTCTACCAGCAGACTGGCAAGGGAGACCACTCTGTGTTACTGCTGCCAGGGGCGCTGG GAAGTGGTCAGACTGATTTTGCCCCACAGCTGGATAAGTTGGATAAGAGGCGCTTTACAGTGGTGGCATGGGATCCCCGTGGTTATGGACACTCTCGTCCCCCAGTCAGAGACTTCCCTATAGACTTCTTCCACAGAGACGCAAAAGATGCTGTAGACCTGATGCAG GCATTGGGGTTTAGCCGTTTTTCTCTGTTGGGCTGGAGTGATGGGGGCATCACAGCTTTGATTGCTGCTGCATTAAACCCTGCCCTTATTAGGAAGATGGTGGTCTGGGGCTCAAATGCCTACGTATCAGAGCAAGATGTCCAAATCTACAATG CAATTCGAGACACATCACTGTGGAGCGAGCGAATGAGGCAGCCAATGGAGAAAATGTATGGTGCTCAATACTTCAGAGAGACCTGGGAGAGATGGGTGGATGGAATCTGCCAATTTAAAAGCAGACCTGAAG GTAACATATGTAAGGAGTTATTGGAACTGATTGATTGTCCCACATTGATTGTCCATGGGGCTAAAGATCCGATGGTCCCATCCTTTCACCCAGAGTACCTCCTTCAGAACATCCGCAGTTCACG AATGCATGTGATGCCAGAAGGCAAACATAACCTGCACCTGAGATTTGCCACTGAATTTAACTCACTAGTGGAAGCTTTCCTGAGTGAATGA